In the Cellulomonas sp. C5510 genome, GCCCGCAGGCGGCCAACGTGATCGCCGTCAGCCCGATCGTGATGCGCGAGTTCGCCTGGTTGCGGTCGGGGTGCCGCATGAGCCGGACCGCGATGCCCACCAGCACCACCGGGACGGCGGCCGCGACGCGTCCGAACGTCCCCGCGACCACCACGTGCACGGCGTCGCCGGCCATGCCGTCGAGGCCCCACCACTCCCGCGCGGCGACGACGATGGCGAGCGCGAGCAGGAAGAACGCCGCCCCGTCACGCCGCAGCGCCGGGTCGAGGTCGCGGGCACCGTGGCCGATGCGTCGTGCGGCGCCGCCGACGACGTGCGCGCAGCCCATCCACAGACCCCGGACCATCCGCACCGGCAGAGCGGGCCGCGGGGCGGGTGCAGGGCCGCGCGAGCCGGACGAGCGCCCCGCCGGAGCCGCGGCGCGGGCGCGCGACGACGGCGCAGCCGCACGGGTGGCGGTGGAGGACGGACGTGCGGCCATGATCCTCACGGTAGCCGCGCCGGGACGTCCTGCGCCGCAGGCGCCCCGGCGTGGCCCGCGTCAGGCCTCGACGACCACCGGGATGATCATCGGCCGGCGGCGGAGCCGGTTCGACACCCAGCGTCCCACGACCCGCCGCACGACCTGCTGGAGCTGCTGCGTGTCGACCGCTCCGGACCGCGTCGCGTCCTCCAGCGCCGTCACGACGTCGGGGAGGATCGTCTCGAACACCGCGTCGTCCTCGGCGAACCCGCGTGCCTGGATGGTCGGCGTCGCCAGGACCTTGCCGTCCGTCGAGCTCACGACCGCGAAGATCGAGATGAAGCCCTCGTCGGCGAGGATCCGGCGGTCCTTGAGGTCGGTCTCGGTGATGTTGCCGACGCTCGAGCCGTCGACGAACACGTACCCGCACGGCACCGCGCCGACGACGCTCGCGCGCCCGTCGACCAGGTCGACGACCACACCGTCCTCCGCGAGCACGACCCGGTCGGCCGGGACCCCGGACTTCACGGCGAGGGCGCCGTTCGCGACCAGGTGGCGGACCTCGCCGTGGACCGGCATCACGTTGCGCGGTCGCAGGATGTTGTAGCAGTACAGGAGCTCGCCGGCGCTGGCGTGGCCGGAGACGTGCACCTTCGCGTTGCCGCCGTGCACGACGCGCGCCCCGAGCCGGGTCAGGCCGTTGATGACCCGGTAGACCGCGTTCTCGTTGCCGGGGATCAGGGACGACGCGAGGATCACCGTGTCGCCGGGGCCCACGGAGATCTTGTGGTCGTTGTTGGCGATCCGCGACAGCGCCGCCATCGGCTCGCCCTGCGACCCGGTGCACATGAGCACCAGCTCGTCGTCGCGCAGGTCGCCGAGGCGCTTCGCGTCCACGAGGACGCCGTCGGGCACCTTGAGGTACCCGAGCTCGGCGGCGATCGTCATGTTCCGGACCATCGAGCGCCCCACCAGCGCGACCTTGCGGTCGTGCGCCGCGGCGGCGTCGAGGACCTGCTGCACGCGGTGCACGTGCGAGGAGAACGACGCGACGACGATCTTGCGGGCGGACGTGGCGAACACGCTGTCGAGCACCGGCCCGATCTCCCGCTCCGGGCTGACGAAGCCCGGCACCTCGGCGTTGGTGGAGTCGACCATGAACAGGTCGACGCCCTTCTCCCCCAGCCGCGCGAACGCGCGCAGGTCGGTGATCCGGCCGTCGAGCGGCAGCTGGTCCATCTTGAAGTCGCCGGTGTGCAGGACCGTGCCGGCCGGGGTCGTCACGGCGACGGCGAGCGCGTCCGGGATCGAGTGGTTCACCGCGACGAACTCGCAGGAGAACGCGCCGACTTGCTCGGTCTGCCCCTCCTTGACCGCGAGGGTCAGCGGCGTGATGCGGTGCTCCTTGAGCTTCGCCTCGACGAACGCCAGCGTGAGCTGCGAGCCGATCAGCGGGATGTCCTGCCGCAGGCGCAGCAGGTACGGCACGGCGCCGATGTGGTCCTCGTGCCCGTGCGTCAGGACGATGCCGTCGATGTCGTCGAGCCGGTCGGAGATGTAGTCGAAGTCCGGCAGGATCAGGTCGACGCCGGGCTGGTGGTCCTCGGGGAAGAGGACACCGCAGTCGACGACGAGCAGGCGGCCGCCGTACTCGAGGACCGCCATGTTGCGGCCGACCTCGCCGAGGCCGCCGAGGGCCACGATCCGCAGGCCGCCCTCCGGGAGCGTGGGCGGGAGGCCGAGGTCAGGGTGCGGGTGGGACATTCTTCTCCTGGTCTGTCACTGCGTGGTGGCGAGGACGTCGGCGAGGCCCGCGGCGCGTAGGCCGGCGCGGACCGCCTCGACGTCGTCGTCCGGTGCGGCCACGTTCGGCAGCCGCACGTGTCGGGACGGGATGAGCCCGAGGGACCAGACCGCGGCCTTCGCCGCGACCGCCTGGAACCCCTGGCCGTTGAGCGCGTCGACCGCCGGTGCGATCGACAGGAAGATCTCGAGCGCGCGGGCGTTGTCCCCGGCGTCGTGGGCCGCGGTGATCGCGGCGAGCTGCGGGCCGGCCACGTGGCCGACCACCGAGACGATGCCCGCGGCGCCGTGCGCCAGGAACGGCAGCAGCAGCGAGTCGTCGCCGCTGTACCAGGCGAGCCCGGTCCGCGCGGCGGCCTTCGCGGCGGCGTACACGTCGCCGGTCGCGTCCTTCACGGCGACCACGCGGTCGTGGGCGGCGAGCGCGTCGAGCGTGGGCTGCGCCAGCCGGACGCCGGTGCGGCCCGGGACGTCGTAGAGCATCACGGGCAGCGGCGTGGAGTCGGCGACCGCGGTGACGTGCGCGACCACCCCGGGCTGCGACGGGCGCGAGTAGTACGGGCTGACCACGAGCAGGCCGTCGGCGCCCGCCTCCGCGGCCTGCTCCGCCATGCGCACCGCGTGCAGCGTGTCGTTGGAGCCCGCGCCCGCCACGACGGCCGCCCGGTCGCCGACGGCGTCGACGACGGCGCGCACCAGGTCGGCCTTCTCCGGCGCGTGCGTGGTGGGGGACTCCCCCGTGGTGCCGTTGAGCACCAGGCCGTCGTGCCCGTGGTCCACGAGGTGCGTGGCGAGGGAGACGGCGGCGTCCAGGTCGACCGAGCCGTCGTCCCGCATGGGCGTCACCATGGCGGTGAGCACCGCGCCGAACGGACGCGACGGGGTGGCGGGGAGCATGGGGTCACGGTACCGCCCCACACCCCCCGCCCGCGCTGCGCGTCCACCCCGTCGCGGGGTCAGGACGGGTGCGCCGCCAGCCAGCCGGCCAGGCGGTCGGGCCGGTCGGTGATCACCGCGTCGACCCCCAGCGCCGCTGCGACGGCCCAGTGCTCGGGCTCGTCGAGCGTCCAGACCATGACCTGCAGCCCGGCCGCGTGCAGCCGCGCGACCAGCTCCGGGTGCTGCACGAGCAGCGGGCCGTACGGGTTGCACGTCATCACCCCGAGGCCGGTGCACAGCCGCACCAGCTCGTCGACGCCGTCCGGCACCTCGAACACGAGCAGCCCCCGCCGCAGCGCCGGGTCGGCCTCCGCGAGCGCTGCCACCGACTCCGGCCAGAAGCTCTGGCCGACCACCCGGCCGGTGAGCCCGGCCCTGCGGATGGCCTCGGTGACGGGGTGCACCTGCTCGGTCGTCCACACCCCCTTGAGCTCCAGCAGCAGCTCGATGCCCGGCCGCCGCACCAGCAGCTCCAGCACCTCGTCGAACGTCGGCACCCGCTGGCCCCGGTACGCCGCGGCGAACCAGGAGCCGGCGTCGAGGGCGCGCAGCGCGTCGAGCGGCAGCTCGGCGACACTCCCCTGCCCGTCCGTCGTGGCGTCCACCGTGTCGTCGTGGATCACGACGACGTGGCCGTCGGCCGTGCGCTGGATGTCGATCTCGATGCTGTCCGCCCCTGCGCGCCACGCCGCCTCGAAGGCGGCAAGGGTGTTCTGCGGCGCGACCGCCGAGTTGCCGCGGTGGGCGATGACCCGCGGGCGCGACGCCAGCACCGGCGGCGCCCCGGCACCGGGGCCGCCCGCGAGGGCGACCCCGGTCCGGTCCTGCGACGGTTCGGTCACAGGTACGGCTCCACGTTCTCGCGGTACGCCGTCTCGATCTGCGGCGTGACGGAGTCGAACGCCTCGGCGGGGTCGGTGCCCTCGAGCACGATCTGCTCGATGGCGTCCGTGAGGAGCGCGTCGGCGCCCGGGACGAACACCCGGATGTAGTCCTGCGGGCGGGCCTTCTCGGCGAGCTGGTCGACGGCCGTCCGGAACTGCGGGAACTCCTCGTACACGGCCTTCATGGTGTCGGACTCGACAGCCGAGGTCCGCACCGGCATGTAGCCCGTGGCCTGGGAGAACGTGGCGGTGTTCTCGGTGTTCGTGAGGAACTCCAGGAACATGGCCGCGGCGAGCTGCTCCTCCGGGGTGCTGGACGACGAGATCGCCAGCCCCGTGCCGCCGGTCGGCGTGCCGCCGCCCTGCGGGCCGTCCGGCAGGTAGGCCGTGCCCACCTCGAACGACGCGGCGTCGAGCGCGCCCTTGAGCGAGCCCGTCGAGCCGATGGTCGACGCGATCAGGCCGGACGCGAAGTCCGCCATGGAGTCGTCCGCCGAGACCGTGGCGATCGCGTCGTCGCCGTGGAACAGGTCGCGCAGGAACTGCCCGCCTGCGAGCGCCTCGTCGGAGTCGAGGGTCACGTCGAACTCGTCGGAGTACTGGCCGCCCTGGCCCCAGATCATGTTCTCGAACCACCAGGCGGACCACGACGTGCCGAGGCTGAGACCGAACGGCGAACCGCCGTCGGGCACCTGCTCGTCGAGCGCGGTGCTCCACTCCTGGAGCTGCTCCCACGTCTCGGGGCCCTGGTCCGGCAGCCCCGCGGCGTCCCACATCGTCTTGTTGTAGTAGAACAGCGGCGTCGACCGGGCGTACGGCGCGGCCCAGTGCTGCCCGTCGTACTCGTAGTCGCCGTACAGGCCGGGCTGGAAGTCGTCGGCGTCCGCGTCGAGGTGCTCGAAGACGTCGTCGAGCGGCATGATCTGGTCGTTCAGGTGGTACCGGAACCACCACACGTCGGACGCGATGACCAGGTCCGGCTTCTCGTCCGTCTGCGAGGCGGCCTGGAACCGCTGCG is a window encoding:
- the dapA gene encoding 4-hydroxy-tetrahydrodipicolinate synthase: MLPATPSRPFGAVLTAMVTPMRDDGSVDLDAAVSLATHLVDHGHDGLVLNGTTGESPTTHAPEKADLVRAVVDAVGDRAAVVAGAGSNDTLHAVRMAEQAAEAGADGLLVVSPYYSRPSQPGVVAHVTAVADSTPLPVMLYDVPGRTGVRLAQPTLDALAAHDRVVAVKDATGDVYAAAKAAARTGLAWYSGDDSLLLPFLAHGAAGIVSVVGHVAGPQLAAITAAHDAGDNARALEIFLSIAPAVDALNGQGFQAVAAKAAVWSLGLIPSRHVRLPNVAAPDDDVEAVRAGLRAAGLADVLATTQ
- a CDS encoding ribonuclease J, producing MSHPHPDLGLPPTLPEGGLRIVALGGLGEVGRNMAVLEYGGRLLVVDCGVLFPEDHQPGVDLILPDFDYISDRLDDIDGIVLTHGHEDHIGAVPYLLRLRQDIPLIGSQLTLAFVEAKLKEHRITPLTLAVKEGQTEQVGAFSCEFVAVNHSIPDALAVAVTTPAGTVLHTGDFKMDQLPLDGRITDLRAFARLGEKGVDLFMVDSTNAEVPGFVSPEREIGPVLDSVFATSARKIVVASFSSHVHRVQQVLDAAAAHDRKVALVGRSMVRNMTIAAELGYLKVPDGVLVDAKRLGDLRDDELVLMCTGSQGEPMAALSRIANNDHKISVGPGDTVILASSLIPGNENAVYRVINGLTRLGARVVHGGNAKVHVSGHASAGELLYCYNILRPRNVMPVHGEVRHLVANGALAVKSGVPADRVVLAEDGVVVDLVDGRASVVGAVPCGYVFVDGSSVGNITETDLKDRRILADEGFISIFAVVSSTDGKVLATPTIQARGFAEDDAVFETILPDVVTALEDATRSGAVDTQQLQQVVRRVVGRWVSNRLRRRPMIIPVVVEA
- a CDS encoding glycerophosphodiester phosphodiesterase family protein, with the protein product MTEPSQDRTGVALAGGPGAGAPPVLASRPRVIAHRGNSAVAPQNTLAAFEAAWRAGADSIEIDIQRTADGHVVVIHDDTVDATTDGQGSVAELPLDALRALDAGSWFAAAYRGQRVPTFDEVLELLVRRPGIELLLELKGVWTTEQVHPVTEAIRRAGLTGRVVGQSFWPESVAALAEADPALRRGLLVFEVPDGVDELVRLCTGLGVMTCNPYGPLLVQHPELVARLHAAGLQVMVWTLDEPEHWAVAAALGVDAVITDRPDRLAGWLAAHPS
- a CDS encoding ABC transporter substrate-binding protein, with protein sequence MSHPRSLLRDRRVTVGLAAAVAGATLALTACGGPAVGAGSSDGETSADATDWSQVEPASEITWWSNHPGQSQAVEEQLIEAFEAENPDITVNLVTAGANYDEVAQRFQAASQTDEKPDLVIASDVWWFRYHLNDQIMPLDDVFEHLDADADDFQPGLYGDYEYDGQHWAAPYARSTPLFYYNKTMWDAAGLPDQGPETWEQLQEWSTALDEQVPDGGSPFGLSLGTSWSAWWFENMIWGQGGQYSDEFDVTLDSDEALAGGQFLRDLFHGDDAIATVSADDSMADFASGLIASTIGSTGSLKGALDAASFEVGTAYLPDGPQGGGTPTGGTGLAISSSSTPEEQLAAAMFLEFLTNTENTATFSQATGYMPVRTSAVESDTMKAVYEEFPQFRTAVDQLAEKARPQDYIRVFVPGADALLTDAIEQIVLEGTDPAEAFDSVTPQIETAYRENVEPYL